Proteins from a single region of Apium graveolens cultivar Ventura chromosome 7, ASM990537v1, whole genome shotgun sequence:
- the LOC141672372 gene encoding putative phospholipid hydroperoxide glutathione peroxidase isoform X2, producing the protein MASELSSVQSIHDFTVKDGKGNDVELSKYKGKVLLIVNVASQWNVLQFWRVKCLKLFERRESSVLNFQFFQIDEIL; encoded by the exons ATGGCCAGTGAATTAAGCAGTGTGCAATCCATCCATGACTTCACTGTCAAG GATGGCAAGGGTAATGATGTAGAGCTAAGCAAGTACAAGGGCAAAGTTTTGTTGATTGTCAATGTTGCATCTCAATG GAATGTTCTTCAGTTTTGGAGAGTCAAGTGTTTGAAATTGTTTGAGAGAAGGGAAAGCTCCGTCCTCAACTTCCAATTCTTCCAGATCGACGAAATCCTTTAA
- the LOC141672372 gene encoding putative phospholipid hydroperoxide glutathione peroxidase isoform X1 — protein MASELSSVQSIHDFTVKDGKGNDVELSKYKGKVLLIVNVASQCGLTTSNYRVKAKVDKTKSGESIMYFIVHTIKQN, from the exons ATGGCCAGTGAATTAAGCAGTGTGCAATCCATCCATGACTTCACTGTCAAG GATGGCAAGGGTAATGATGTAGAGCTAAGCAAGTACAAGGGCAAAGTTTTGTTGATTGTCAATGTTGCATCTCAATG TGGCCTTACCACTTCAAACTATAGAGTGAAAGCAAAAGTTGATAAAACAAAAAGCGGTGAAAGTATCATGTATTTCATAGTTCATACCATTAAACAAAATTAA